One stretch of Ursus arctos isolate Adak ecotype North America unplaced genomic scaffold, UrsArc2.0 scaffold_37, whole genome shotgun sequence DNA includes these proteins:
- the PARP2 gene encoding poly [ADP-ribose] polymerase 2, which produces MAARRRGTRSGGARASNEAGRVHNGNTVIEDPPPAKKTRRCQRQGVKKEPVTGGEANNDRTEDKQESVKTLLLKGKAPVDPECTAKVGKAHVYCEGNDVYDVMLNQTNLQFNNNKYYLIQLLEDDAQRDFSVWMRWGRVGKMGQHSLVACSGDLNKAKEIFQKKFLDKTKNNWEDREKFEKVPGKYDMLEMDYTTTTQSEEESKKESLQSPLKPESQLDLRVQELIELICNVQAMEEMMVEMKYDTKKAPLGKLTVAQIKAGYRSLKKIEDCIRAGQHGRALLEACNEFYTRIPHDFGLRTPPLIRTEKELSDKVQLLEALGDIEIAIKLVKTELQSPEHPLDQHYRQLHCALRPLDHESYEFKVISQYLQSTHAPTHRDYTMTLLDIFEVEKEGEKEAFREDLHNRMLLWHGSRLSNWVGILSHGLRIAPPEAPITGYMFGKGIYFADMSSKSANYCFASRGKDTGLLLLSEVALGQCNELLEANPEAEKLLQGKHSTKGLGKMAPSPASFITLNGSTVPLGPASDTGILNPEGYTLNYNEFIVYSPDQVRMRYLLKVRFNFLQLW; this is translated from the exons ATGGCTGCCCGACGGCGGGGGACGCGCAGCGGCGGGGCCCGAG CATCAAATGAAGCTGGAAGAGTTCATAATGGCAACACAGTCATAGAAGACCCTCCTCCTGCAAAGAAAACTCGAAgatgccagaggcagggggtgaaAAAGGAGCCTGTGACTGGAGGAGAGGCCAATAATGACAGGACAGAAGACAAGCAAG AGTCTGTGAAGACCTTGCTGTTAAAGGGCAAAGCTCCTGTGGACCCTGAGTGCACAGCCAAGGTGGGAAAG gCCCATGTGTACTGTGAAGGGAATGATGTCTATGACGTCATGCTAAATCAG ACCAATCTTCAGTTCAACAACAACAAGTACTATTTGATTCAGCTGTTAGAAGATGATGCCCAGAGAGACTTCAGCGTTTGGATGAGATGGGGCCGAG TTGGGAAAATGGGGCAGCACAGCTTGGTGGCTTGTTCAGGGGACCTCAACAAAGCCAAGGAAATCTTTCAGAAGAA ATTCcttgacaaaacaaaaaataattgggAGGATCGTGAGAAGTTCGAGAAGGTGCCTGGAAAATATGATATGCTAGAAATGGACTATACCACCACTACTCAG AGTGAAGAGGAATCAAAAAAGGAATCTCTTCAATCGCCTTTGAAACCAGAATCTCAGCTAGATCTTCGTGTGCAGGAGCTGATAGAGTTGATCTGTAACGTCCAGGCCATGGAAGAGATGATGGTAGAAATGAAATACGACACCAAGAAAGCCCCACTCG GGAAGCTGACGGTGGCACAAATCAAGGCAGGCTACCGATCTCTTAAGAAGATTGAGGACTGTATCCGGGCTGGCCAGCATGGACGAGCTCTCCTGGAAGCTTGCAATGAATTCTACACCAGGATCCCACATGACTTCGG ACTCCGTACCCCTCCATTAATCCGGACAGAGAAAGAACTGTCAGACAAAGTACAACTACTAGAG GCTTTGGGAGACATTGAAATTGCCATTAAGCTGGTGAAGACAGAGCTGCAAAGCCCAGAACACCCATTGGACCAACACTATAGACAACTACATTGTGCCTTGCGCCCTCTAGACCATGAAAGTTATGAgttcaaa GTGATTTCCCAGTACCTGCAGTCTACTCATGCTCCCACACACAGGGACTATACCATGACCTTGCTGGATATTTTTGAAGTGGAGAAGGAGGGTGAAAAAGAAGCCTTCAGAGAGGACCTTCATAACAG GATGCTGCTGTGGCATGGTTCCAGGCTTAGTAACTGGGTGGGAATCCTGAGCCATGGGCTTCGAATTGCCCCACCTGAGGCTCCCATCACAGGTTACATG TTCGGTAAAGGAATCTACTTTGCCGACATGTCTTCTAAGAGTGCCAATTACTGCTTTGCTTCTCGAGGAAAGGACACCGGACTATTGCTTTTATCAGAG GTCGCTCTAGGTCAGTGTAATGAGCTACTAGAGGCCAATCCTGAGGCAGAAAAATTACTTCAGGGCAAACATAGCACCAAGGGACTGGGCAAGATGGCTCCCAGTCCTGCCTCCTTTATCACCCT AAACGGGAGCACGGTACCCTTAGGACCAGCAAGTGACACGGGAATTCTGAATCCAGAAGGTTATACCCTCAACTACAATGAATTTATTGTCTATAGCCCCGACCAGGTCCGTATGCGGTATCTTCTAAAGGTTCGGTTTAATTTCCTGCAGCTGTGGTGA